In Cydia amplana chromosome 25, ilCydAmpl1.1, whole genome shotgun sequence, one genomic interval encodes:
- the LOC134659437 gene encoding uncharacterized protein LOC134659437: MPEDRFYTNYKVMKELVQEESVLKKDSYKERDSCVTTDLSRSYANHDKEEVAKLEESLIKKEAQEEDNLCATEDLNSLYTNHEELLVKEEPLEGDDLCATEYLDNLYTDHEMNEGVVLQEELVVKKEPREDNSRATVDLASLNTGHVEKEGLGLHEELLVKEEPCEEDERVTEDFPSLYANHIVKEELVLEPECLQKPGAPLGSVDGANLNTCGQPLATRSADRSTSRQSPSTTITTSSRHIENIPNKKYTCKTCAQEFDQNEKLMVHKLSHSESTYTGSP; the protein is encoded by the exons ATGCCTGAAGACCGATTTTATACCAACTACAAGGTGATGAAGGAACTAGTTCAAGAGGAGTCAGTGTTAAAAAAGGACTCCTATAAGGAGAGAGACTCGTGCGTTACCACAGACTTGAGCAGATCTTACGCCAACCACGACAAGGAGGAAGTAGCGAAGCTAGAGGAGTCACTGATAAAGAAGGAGGCCCAGGAGGAAGACAACTTGTGCGCTACCGAAGACCTGAACAGTCTTTATACTAACCATGAGGAGTTACTAGTAAAAGAGGAACCCCTAGAGGGGGACGACTTGTGCGCTACCGAATACCTGGACAATCTTTATACTGACCACGAGATGAACGAGGGAGTAGTGCTGCAAGAGGAGTTAGTAGTAAAGAAGGAGCCCCGAGAGGACAACTCGCGCGCTACTGTAGACTTAGCCAGTCTTAATACCGGCCACGTGGAAAAGGAGGGACTAGGGTTGCATGAGGAGTTACTAGTGAAGGAGGAGCCATGTGAGGAGGATGAGCGCGTTACTGAAGACTTCCCCAGTCTTTATGCCAATCACATAGTGAAGGAGGAACTGGTGCTGGAACCGGAGTGCTTACAAAAGCCCGGTGCACCTCTTGGCTCGG TGGATGGAGCTAATCTGAACACCTGTGGGCAACCGCTGGCCACCAGATCCGCTGACAGATCAACAAGTAGACAATCCCCTAGTACTACTATTACTACATCCAGCAGACATATAGAAAATAttccaaataaaaaatacacctgCAAAACATGTGCCCAAGAATTCGACCAAAACGAAAAATTAATGGTCCATAAGTTAAGCCAC TCTGAAAGCACATACACTGGTTCACCATGA
- the LOC134659439 gene encoding oocyte zinc finger protein XlCOF15-like has translation MAKRNPYSFLMSVCLSVDTDPLLNVEVLEVVIKREPPEEASSSVDLAGQEYHEQPPSSSGVAKQRPGEHFLLGVDGGSTSACEHSDDTTTPAARDPETHTAIKSYPCTMCEKEFTFPGSLQRHIRLHTGETPYTCDATVLYDPEVFTVKLDHMRQTPEVYY, from the exons ATggcaaaacggaacccttatagtttcctCATGTCCGTGTGTCTGTCCGTAG atACGGATCCATTGCTGAACGTAGAAGTACTAGAGGTGGTCATAAAGAGGGAACCTCCAGAAGAAGCGAGTTCAAGCGTGGACTTGGCAGGTCAGGAGTATCACGAGCAGCCCCCGTCGAGTTCGGGCGTTGCCAAGCAACGGCCCGGGGAACATTTCCTGTTGGGCG TGGATGGTGGAAGCACTAGTGCCTGCGAGCACTCAGATGACACAACCACACCCGCGGCGCGAGATCCAGAAACCCATACGGCGATAAAATCGTACCCCTGCACAATGTGTGAAAAAGAATTCACATTTCCAGGCTCTTTACAGAGGCATATAAGACTTCACACTGGCGAAACACCTTATACGTGTGAC GCGACAGTACTTTACGACCCCGAAGTATTTACTGTCAAATTGGATCATATGCGTCAAACTCCAGAGGTTTACTACTAG
- the LOC134659498 gene encoding uncharacterized protein LOC134659498 gives MSENSPFNRSGLTRRSPPSTPTPQPGPPGPTPANMQQEEEPPKVFPTSDIQTWLKKIELNLHDVCSTSAEGKLNTDQKIRINNLCRNVSHLASQMAIEYQSLKSHAVQAYQSRQAHQEKMDLVQRIQELKESIEESSRQVSGPVSFADALKKNGTRYVQPSNISSVAIYPVDKLKSSEETKSLVQKIIRPEEMKLHVRGLRKIKNGGVVISTDSKEDVIKLKQSAQLMTSGLTVDEPQKRKPRIVVIGVPADMQEPEVLKCIFHQNLADKLQDWSLEKFMASTKLSHKSGKKDAETCNYIIEVSGAIRKALITNDRVFVNWSSCPVRDFTLVTRCFKCQLYNHAAKTCKMETHICGHCGEAGHSFKECTKKDEAPKCATCSYYKKPCNHQTGEADCPARKMAEKRYLNSIDYEGA, from the coding sequence ATGTCGGAGAATAGTCCATTTAATCGGAGTGGACTAACACGCCGCAGCCCGCCCTCAACGCCCACGCCGCAGCCCGGCCCGCCCGGGCCCACACCAGCAAACATGCAGCAGGAAGAAGAGCCCCCGAAGGTATTTCCCACGAGTGACATCCAGACCTGGCTGAAAAAGATCGAACTGAACCTCCACGACGTATGCTCTACATCTGCAGAAGGTAAACTTAACACTGACCAGAAGATCAGAATTAACAACTTGTGTCGCAACGTGAGCCACTTAGCCTCACAAATGGCTATTGAATACCAATCCCTAAAAAGCCACGCAGTCCAAGCATATCAGTCTCGCCAAGCGCATCAGGAAAAAATGGACCTCGTACAACGCATCCAAGAACTAAAGGAGTCAATTGAGGAATCCAGCCGACAAGTTTCGGGACCTGTATCGTTTGCCGACGCCCTGAAGAAAAATGGAACGAGGTACGTTCAACCGTCTAACATTAGCTCAGTCGCAATCTATCCGGTTGACAAGTTGAAATCGAGTGAGGAGACAAAATCTCTCGTTCAAAAGATTATCCGGCCCGAAGAAATGAAGCTGCACGTGAGAGGGTTGCGCAAGATCAAAAACGGCGGCGTAGTGATAAGCACTGACTCAAAAGAAGACGTAATAAAACTCAAGCAATCGGCGCAGCTTATGACCTCTGGACTCACCGTTGACGAGCCACAAAAACGCAAGCCCAGAATTGTAGTCATTGGAGTTCCCGCGGACATGCAGGAACCTGAAGTCCTCAAGTGCATATTCCATCAAAACTTAGCCGATAAATTACAAGATTGGTCGCTCGAAAAATTTATGGCTTCCACTAAGCTCAGTCACAAATCCGGAAAAAAGGACGCCGAGACCTGTAATTATATAattgaagtttctggagcgataCGCAAGGCCTTAATTACGAACGACAGAGTTTTTGTGAACTGGTCATCGTGCCCTGTTAGGGATTTCACCTTGGTTACGCGCTGTTTCAAATGTCAGCTTTACAATCATGCAGCGAAGACCTGCAAAATGGAGACTCACATCTGCGGCCACTGCGGCGAAGCGGGTCACTCATTTAAGGAATGCACAAAAAAGGACGAAGCACCAAAATGTGCAACATGCTCGTACTACAAGAAACCATGCAACCACCAAACAGGCGAAGCCGACTGCCCAGCTAGAAAAATGGCcgaaaaaaggtatttaaactcTATAGATTATGAAGGCGCCTAG